One part of the Melitaea cinxia chromosome 8, ilMelCinx1.1, whole genome shotgun sequence genome encodes these proteins:
- the LOC123655520 gene encoding radial spoke head protein 9 homolog, giving the protein MNVHKLWEYKEYVNVNGKMLSNELISLLENSLTLLQAENHFTHIQYWGQLFAVDADYHIAVGINKDAIADRKYYYTTDFKFWGLLPKAKKKYKHLSLLTTFPFRGDPALKIKVLDEALEENNPDRCQFMKEESRLAATISNICEEAEICARGQLIKHPDGTIVINPNYYGLTASEAKHLKSYLHIRPPQHRWNTNLLTRPDYNYSMDFLDSIDQDIPNGCWNLSLEQNGSIVYLKSLYWPGMMFFHKVQTPNCGFLYVGNGRKNLDVPFLL; this is encoded by the coding sequence atgaaTGTTCATAAACTGTGGGAGTACAAGGAATACGTAAACGTCAACGGAAAAATGCTGAGCAATGAACTGATATCTCTCTTAGAAAACTCACTCACTCTCCTTCAAGCTGAGAATCATTTCACTCACATTCAGTACTGGGGTCAACTGTTCGCAGTAGACGCCGATTATCACATAGCAGTTGGCATAAATAAGGATGCAATCGCAGACAGAAAATACTATTACACAACTGACTTTAAATTCTGGGGCTTGCTGCCCAAAGCGAAAAAGAAATACAAGCATCTGTCATTACTAACAACCTTTCCTTTCCGAGGAGATCCAGCTTTGAAGATCAAAGTGTTGGATGAGGCATTAGAAGAAAATAATCCAGACAGGTGTCAATTTATGAAAGAGGAGAGTAGGCTCGCTGCAACTATTAGTAATATATGTGAGGAGGCCGAGATATGTGCAAGGGGACAGCTCATAAAACACCCGGATGGTACAATCGTAATAAATCCCAATTACTACGGACTGACTGCGTCTGAAGCGAAGCATCTCAAGTCGTATCTCCACATCCGTCCACCTCAACACCGCTGGAACACCAATCTCCTAACCAGACCGGATTATAACTACAGCATGGATTTCTTAGATTCCATCGATCAAGATATACCGAATGGCTGTTGGAACTTGTCACTCGAGCAGAATGGGAGTATAGTTTATTTAAAGAGTCTGTACTGGCCTGGAATGATGTTTTTCCATAAAGTTCAAACGCCTAACTGCGGTTTCTTATACGTGGGCAATGGAAGGAAAAATTTAGATGTAccatttttgttgtaa
- the LOC123655491 gene encoding ubiquitin thioesterase otubain-like — MADDAPSSSAFAGNSVENSINQDELIMKQQREIEKEISETIPLVGDLESLQTLEKEYNEDPVYMLKVKDLSAKYKYIRRTRPDGNCFFRAFSYAYLEHLATDKQEYEKFYEIAKNSKEILVALGFPQFTVEDFYETFMEVVQRVGKHAGGSMDELGAIRHELHDKFNKQGYSDYIVVYLRLITSGQLQTDQDFYQNFIEGSRTVTEFCRQEVEPMYKESDHIHIIALSNALKVGVRVRYMDRGEGSQVIAHDFPEGAKPLVHLLYRPGHYDILYA; from the exons atggCGGACGATGCACCGAGCAGTAGTGCTTTCGCCGGCAATTCCGTTGAGAATTCAATAAATCAAGATGAATTAATTATGAAACAGCAACGTGAAATAGAGAAAGAG aTATCAGAAACAATTCCTCTCGTCGGAGATCTCGAATCTCTGCAGACTTTAGAAAAAGAATACAATGAGGATCCCGTATATATGTTAAAAGTCAAAGATCTGTCTGCTAAATATAAGTACATAAGAAGAACAAGACCTGACGGCAATTGCTTTTTCCGAGCGTTTTCTTATGCTTACCTCGAGCACCTGGCTACTGATAAGCAGGAATATGAGAAGTTCTACGAAATAGCGAAGAACTCGAAAGAAATACTCGTCGCTTTAGGATTTCCTCAGTTCACCGTTGAAGATTTTTATGAGACG tttatggAAGTAGTACAAAGAGTAGGTAAACACGCTGGGGGTTCCATGGATGAGTTGGGAGCGATAAGGCACGAGTTACACGATAAGTTTAATAAACAGGGTTACTCGGACTACATAGTGGTGTATTTGAGACTCATCACCTCAGGACAGTTGCAGACTGATCAGGATTTTTACCAGAACTTCATTGAGGGATCTCGTACAGTCACCGAATTCTGTAGACAG gaaGTTGAACCAATGTACAAGGAATCAGATCACATCCATATCATAGCTCTGAGTAATGCTCTGAAAGTAGGTGTAAGGGTTCGGTACATGGATAGAGGTGAAGGCAGCCAG GTAATAGCTCACGACTTCCCCGAAGGAGCGAAGCCTCTCGTCCACTTGCTGTACCGACCCGGACACTACGATATTCTGTACGCGTGA
- the LOC123655558 gene encoding putative E3 ubiquitin-protein ligase UBR7 has translation MASENKTVTEDADMSECDGENVVTMMDVLQDQVDFEEDANAVLGASDDNNCTYSKGYIKRQAIYACLTCCPEAKSDPSKRAGVCLACSLMCHESHELVELYTKRNFRCDCGNPKFNSHPCTFTPNKADLNEENYYNQNFSGLYCICQRPYPDPETTEEDVMIQCIVCEDWLHGSHLDATVPNNDQYSEMICKTCMEKNAFLHDYSELAVNIENVDLDVVNGVDNSSKLSNGDAKTESDNSLNESVSKTDVEMTDEKLEANVSATELSSESKDGNLPLDSKSGSDIEEKISSQDTNKEESMETNQLKPFDAASEESPESGVQKQSIGKGEEGAVTDSEIKDDANDVPEEPVVNKTENNSDKITEENITDQSENKTDEEQTKEEIDHPVDKSSEENATKIVEDRLLADPEDDPTATEQATTSNETNNLSNDTKVTNNDSNITSDTVSHEKEEQKLDTSADSGVDEKLNTSDENVNSEEAPSKSVEQNANDVGTNTKDTSTNNDVNTDDSSENKIESESIPDKNTSECDTAQSSAEKVSEKRKHVDENSDNIDAKKQKLDSGVCVRPKGVKKVYKGATFWPSNFRQTLCTCQECISMYKDLSVLFLIDPEDTVSAYENLGKQNVTGRPTQYERGMQALSSLDRIQQINALTEYNKMRDKLLDFLKSFKDKKEIVKEEDIKAFFAGMKPKRKPDGVYFCR, from the exons ATGGCAAGTGAAAACAAAACGGTAACTGAAGACGCCGACATGTCTGAATGCGACGGAGAAAACGTTGTAACAATGATGGACGTCTTACAGGATCAAGTTGATTTCGAAGAGGACGCTAACGCTGTTTTAGGAGCCTCTGACGACAATAACTGCACATATTCTAAG gGTTATATAAAAAGGCAAGCCATATATGCATGTTTAACATGCTGCCCAGAAGCCAAATCAGACCCGAGCAAGAGAGCTGGAGTTTGCCTTGCTTGTAGCTTGATGTGCCATGAAAGTCATGAACTTGTAGAACTGTACACAAAACGTAACTTCAGATGTGACTGTGGCAATCCCAAATTTAATTCTCATCCATGCACCTTCACTCCGAACAAAGCTGACCTTAATGAGGAGAATTACTATAACCAAAACTTCAGTGGACTGTACTGTATTTGCCAAAGGCCATATCCTGACCCAGAGACCACTGAGGAAGATGTTATGATCCAGTGCATCGTTTGTGAAGATTGGTTACATGGGTCACATCTAGATGCAACAGTTCCTAATAATGATCAATACTCGGAAATGATTTGCAAAACTTGTATGGAAAAGAATGCATTTCTACATGACTATAGTGAACTAGCTGTTAATATTGAAAATGTTGATTTAGATGTGGTTAATGGTGTTGACAATAGTTCTAAATTAAGCAATGGTGACGCTAAAACAGAGTCTGATAATTCTTTGAATGAAAGTGTGAGTAAAACTGATGTTGAAATGACAGATGAAAAACTTGAAGCAAATGTTAGTGCCACAGAACTAAGTTCAGAAAGCAAAGATGGCAATCTACCTCTCGATTCTAAGAGTGGAAGTGATATTGAAGAAAAGATTTCTTCTCAAGATACAAACAAGGAGGAATCAATGGAAACTAACCAACTTAAACCATTTGATGCAGCTTCAGAAGAGAGCCCAGAAAGTGGTGTACAAAAGCAATCTATTGGAAAAGGCGAAGAAGGCGCAGTTACTGATTCTGAAATAAAAGATGATGCAAATGATGTACCCGAGGAGCCTGTCGtgaataaaactgaaaataatagTGATAAAATTACTGAAGAAAATATTACTGATcagtctgaaaataaaacaGATGAAGAACAAACTAAGGAAGAAATTGATCATCCCGTAGATAAATCAAGTGAAGAGAATGCAACGAAAATTGTAGAAGATAGACTTTTAGCTGATCCAGAAGATGATCCTACTGCCACTGAACAAGCAACAACAAGCAATGAGACAAATAATTTATCCAATGACACAAAAGTTACAAATAATGATTCAAACATTACCAGTGACACAGTGTCACATGAGAAGGAAGAACAAAAATTGGATACTAGTGCTGATTCAGGTGTTGATGAAAAATTAAACACTTCTGATGAGAATGTTAATTCAGAAGAAGCTCCTAGTAAAAGTGTAGAACAGAATGCAAATGATGTTGGTACCAATACTAAAGACACATCAACAAACAATGATGTTAATACTGATGATTCcagtgaaaataaaattgaatctgAAAGTATACCTGATAAAAATACGTCTGAGTGTGATACTGCACAGAGTAGCGCAGAAAAGGTTTCCGAAAAGAGAAAACACGTAGATGAAAACTCCGATAACATTGAtgctaaaaaacaaaaactcgaTAGTGGAGTATGCGTCAGACCAAAAGGTGTGAAGAAAGTATACAAAGGTGCGACATTTTGGCCATCAAACTTTCGGCAGACACTTTGCACTTGTCAAGAATGCATATCAATGTACAAAGACCTCTCAGTTCTATTTTTAATAGACCCAGAAGATACAGTTAGTGCTTATGAGAATTTAGGTAAACAGAATGTCACCGGGAGACCGACTCAATATGAAAGAGGAATGCAGGCACTATCGTCACTGGATAGAATCCAGCAAATAAATGCTCTTACCGAGTACAACAAAATGAGGGACAAGCTATTGGACTTCCTTAAgagttttaaagataaaaaagaaattgtcaAAGAAGAAGATATCAAAGCATTCTTTGCGGGGATGAAACCCAAACGTAAACCAGACGGTGTCTACTTTTGCAGATAA
- the LOC123655761 gene encoding chromatin assembly factor 1 subunit B translates to MKFAIPEISWHNRDPVLSVDFQPKCEPNDPLRLATGGTDSHVLVWYISTTEKGSVNLEVAADLTRHQKAVNVVRWSPNGLYLASGDDESIIFIWKQKTGDPAPPLEGEEQYKETWVIHKTLRGHMEDILDMSWCSTSLQLASGSVDNKLLIWDIGRGRYSSIVTDHKGFVQGVSWDPKGQLIATASTDRVFRTIDVSTKKVISRSSKAVLPFPKDHALHDIKVRLYHDDTLQTYFRRLQFSPDGLLIAVPAGRIEPEQGKPVMKPMNAVYIYTRYSLKMPVCVLPCSEPALAVRWSPVRLAARPRLSSAFPGARRILAVATRRSLVLYDTQQRTPVALVSNVHYTRLTDLTWSPCGRILVASSTDGFCSVVTFGEGELGEVLPEETEPAAEPMEVDEQQQTDKDTPEEIKPIDIKQTTIHNTQKIDSFIKFKTPNEKSPKDKEAKTDNNQQKTPVKIDVLVETAMQSWSDNSSNDIIKPKEAETELDNKQDEIMIIEDSEDIKLVYDETESSKMENPVENSKSPDTNKSKVSPNSKKSSVKTNVSPKQAVTPTSKPSNNFFKQAKVTDMKQPVANKAIPSPKAPRRVSFVTLSSPKNSKKKC, encoded by the exons atgaaattcgcTATACCTGAAATATCATGGCACAATAGAGACCCCGTTTTAAGCGTAGACTTCCAGCCAAAATGTGAACCTAATGACCCTTTGCGACTTGCCACTGGAGGCACCGATTCTCATGTTcta GTATGGTATATATCAACTACAGAAAAAGGATCAGTAAATCTCGAAGTAGCTGCAGATCTAACACGACATCAAAAAGCTGTAAATGTCGTGAGGTGGTCCCCTAATGGACTATACTTGGCCTCGGGTGATGACgaatcaattatatttatttggaaaCAGAAAACGGGAGATCCGGCGCCACCTCTAGAAGGAGAAGAACAATATAAAGAGACATGGGTAATACACAAG ACACTTCGTGGGCATATGGAAGATATTCTCGACATGAGTTGGTGTAGCACCTCCTTGCAACTGGCATCAGGGTCAGTGGACAACAAACTGCTCATATGGGATATTGGTAGAGGCCGATATAGCTCCATCGTGACGGACCACAAAGGCTTTGTGCAAGGTGTCTCTTGGGACCCAAAGGGACAGCTAATAGCCACTGCAAGCACtgatag AGTATTCCGCACTATTGACGTATCTACAAAGAAGGTAATCTCAAGGAGTAGCAAGGCAGTACTGCCCTTTCCTAAAGATCATGCTCTACATGACATCAAAGTACGTCTCTATCATGATGACACCTTACAAACATACTTTAGAAGACTACAATTTAGCCCTGACGGACTTTTAATCGCAG TTCCCGCCGGCCGGATAGAGCCTGAGCAGGGTAAACCCGTAATGAAGCCTATGAAtgctgtttatatttatacaagatactcattaaaaat GCCCGTATGTGTGTTGCCATGCTCGGAACCAGCGCTAGCAGTGCGTTGGTCACCAGTCCGGCTGGCAGCGCGGCCAAGGCTCAGCAGTGCATTCCCCGGAGCTCGCCGGATCCTGGCTGTCGCTACTCGCCGGTCACTGGTGCTGTATGATACACAACAACGCACACCTGTCGCCCTCGTCTCTAACGTACACTACACCAg GCTCACTGATCTGACATGGTCTCCGTGTGGTCGCATTTTAGTCGCTTCAAGCACAGATGGGTTCTGTTCTGTTGTGACTTTCGGAGAAGGAGAGTTAGGAGAGGTTCTCCCTGAAGAAACAGAGCCTGCAGCag AACCAATGGAAGTTGATGAGCAGCAACAAACGGACAAAGATACTCCAGAAGAAATAAAACCTATAGATATAAAACAGACAACAATTcacaacacacaaaaaatagACTCCTTTATCAAGTTCAAAACACCCAACGAGAAGTCACCTAAGGATAAGGAAGCCAAAACTGATAACAATCAGCAAAAAACGCCAGTCAAAATAGATGTGTTAGTTGAGACTGCAATGCAGTCGTGGTCAGATAACTCTAGCAACGATATCATAAAACCTAAAGAAGCTGAAACAGAACTCGATAATAAACAAGATGAAATCATGATTATAGAGGATAGCGAggatataaaattagtttatgaTGAAACGGAAAGTTCAAAAATGGAAAACCCTGTAGAGAATAGTAAATCTCCAGACACAAATAAGTCAAAAGTTAGCCCTAATTCAAAGAAATCTTCTGTAAAAACGAATGTGTCCCCTAAACAAGCCGTGACACCAACATCAAAACCAAGTAACAATTTCTTTAAACAAGCTAAAGTGACCGATATGAAGCAGCCGGTGGCTAACAAAGCGATACCGAGCCCAAAAGCTCCGAGAAGAGTAAGCTTTGTGACTCTTTCAAGCCCTAAGAATAGCaagaaaaaatgttaa
- the LOC123655560 gene encoding pre-mRNA-splicing factor SPF27 — MAGEVVVDALPYIDQGYDDPGVREAALAMVEEECRRYRPTKNYLENAGPEPSTAFETPALQREMERVQQRLPMEPLSMKRYELPPPPAGRLGEPGAWAEAVDNSHAQLSHQATRVLNLELQLQYSTEAWRSYLNVLQALVTRSQNVHGQLRKQIASVNWERKRSQTASGARLRALRRRWAQLVSDNYRLERAVMQLEIQLEKAKGQATADDETPDMDIEAVKNLPDKLNSETEKEVQKKIEDMFAD; from the exons atggcTGGAGAAGTTGTAGTGGACGCGTTACCATATATTGACCAGGGTTATGATGACCCAGGTGTTAGAGAAGCG GCTCTGGCCATGGTAGAGGAAGAATGTCGAAGATATCGACCTACTAAAAATTATCTAGAGAATGCTGGCCCTGAACCAAGCACAGCATTTGAAACACCTGCATTGCAAAGAGAAATGGAAAGGGTACAGCAACGTTTGCCAATGGAACCTTTGTCTATGAAAAG ATATGAATTGCCACCTCCCCCAGCTGGCCGTCTCGGTGAACCGGGAGCCTGGGCGGAGGCAGTTGACAATTCTCATGCCCAGCTTTCACATCAAGCAACGCGAGTCCTAAACTTGGAGTTGCAGCTACAGTACAGTACGGAAGCGTGGCGTTCCTATCTCAATGTCTTGCAGGCTCTAGTGACGAGGTCTCAAAATGTACATGGTCAGTTACG GAAACAAATAGCGTCCGTGAACTGGGAGCGCAAGCGGTCGCAGACTGCGAGCGGAGCCCGCCTGAGGGCACTGCGGCGCCGCTGGGCGCAGCTCGTGTCCGACAACTACCGCCTGGAGCGCGCCGTCATGCAGCTGGAGATACAGCTCGAGAAG GCTAAGGGCCAAGCAACAGCAGATGATGAAACACCCGATATGGACATTGAAGCAGTTAAAAACTTGCCGGACAAACTCAACTCAGAGACTGAGAAAGAAGTGCAGAAGAAAATCGAAGATATGTTTGCAGATTAA
- the LOC123655624 gene encoding WASH complex subunit 3, whose protein sequence is MPDTVMSQEIANVDLSKIAALQQKRTLAFVNHFVITTVQFLNNFAKKCEQKMMLFERKLEKINATMVLLETRLSSIPEVNTETDAAKPQEPVTEQPTEINEANSEQINAANENIPENSNTAEKIKPEYERFVKMVQVGVPIDAVKLKISLEGLDPNELDRILKK, encoded by the exons atgcctGATACGGTAATGAGCCAAGAAATTGCTAATGTAGATTTATCGAAg ATCGCTGCATTACAACAAAAACGTACTTTAGCATTCGTTAATCATTTTGTTATAACAACAGTACAGTTTTTGAACAATTTCGCTAAGAAATGTGAACAGAAGATGATGCTATTTGAAAGGAAACTGGAGAAAATTAATGCTACTATGGTCTTGTTGGAAACAAGG TTATCTTCAATCCCTGAAGTAAACACTGAAACAGACGCTGCAAAGCCTCAAGAGCCTGTAACTGAACAACCAACAGAAATAAATGAAGCTAATAGTGAACAGATAAATGCAGCTAATGAGAACATTCCAGAAAATTCAAATACTGCAGAAAAAATTAAGCCAGAGTATGAACGATTCGTCAAAATGGTTCAAGTCGGCGTACCCATAGATGCCGTCaagttaaaaatatctttagagGGGCTCGATCCTAATGAATTAGATAGAATATTAAAGAAATGA
- the LOC123655992 gene encoding 60S ribosomal protein L44, with translation MVNVPKQRRTYCKKCKVHKVHKVSQYKKSKERHAAQGRRRYDRKQQGYGGQSKPIFKKKAKTTKKIVLRLECADCKVRSQVALKRCKHFELGGDKKRKGQMIQF, from the exons Atg GTGAACGTACCAAAACAGCGCAGGACGTACTGCAAAAAATGCAAAGTCCACAAGGTACACAAAGTATCACAGTACAAAAAGTCCAAGGAAAGACATGCAGCCCAGGGTAGGAGACGTTATGACCGTAAACAGCAGGGTTATGGTGGTCAGTCCAAACCCATCTTCAAGAAGAAG GCTAAAACCACAAAGAAAATTGTACTCCGTCTGGAATGCGCCGACTGCAAGGTGAGGTCACAGGTCGCTCTCAAGCGTTGCAAGCACTTCGAGCTCGGAGGTGACAAGAAGAGGAAGGGACAGATGATTCAGTTCTAA